The DNA window GGATCGCATGGACTCCCACACACTCGAACGCGCAGCAACTTACAAGGATGTCGGCAAACTGCTTCTGAAGTACTTGCCGAAGATCTCCCGCGACCGGGACCAGGTGGCCCAGCACCTCGGCTTCGACGACGACATCGCACCGAGCGAAAGCGCCGAGGAGTTCGCCTCGGACCTTGAAAAGCTCGGGCCGACTTTCGTCAAGCTGGGCCAACTCCTGTCCACCCGCTCCGACCTGCTTCCTCCCGAATGGACCACCGCCCTGCAGCGACTCCAGGATGACGTCGAACCGGTCCCGTTCGACGCGATCCGCGAGCGCATCGAGACCGAACTCGGCGCCAAGATCGAACGGCTCTTCGATCACTTCGAGGAACGGCCGATCGCCTGTGCGTCTCTCGGACAGGTCCACCGCGCCACGCTGCGCTCGGGCGGGCCCGAGGTGGTCGTGAAAATCCAGCGCCCCGGAATTCGCGAGCGGGTCGTCAGTGAGCTGGATGCGATCCAGAACATCGCCGACTTCCTCTGCGAGCACACGAAGATGGGGCGGACCTACGACATCGACCTCATGGTCACCCAGTTCCGCAAGGCGATTGTCGGCGAGCTGAACTACCAGGCCGAGGCCGAGAATCTCGTGCGCCTCGCCAAGAACCTGAAGGCCATCGATGCGATCGTCGTGCCTTCCCCGATCCGCGATTACTGCTCGATGGGCGTCCTGACCATGGACTGCATCCACGGTACGAAGGTCACCGAGGTCGCGGGCGTGGTGAAGACCGAGCTCGATGGCGAAGCTTTGGCGGAGAAACTCTTCGAAGCCTATCTGCAGCAGATTTTGGTCGATGGCTTTTTCCACGCCGATCCCCACCCGGGAAATGTCATGCTGACCCGCGACCGCCAGCTCGCCCTGATCGACCTCGGCATGGTCGGCACGGTCTCGGACGGAACCCGTGACCTGCTCATCCAGCTCCTCGGCGCCGTTGCCGACGGCAAAGGCACCGATGCAACCAAGGTGGCTCTCCGTCTTGGTCGCGCGAAGGAGGGATTCGACCCGGCCAGCTTCAAGGAAGAGATGGAGGAGCTCGTCGAGTCCCGCCAGTCGACCAGCATCGAAGATCTCCAGGTCGGAACCATGGTCATGAGCATCACCGAGATCTGCGGTCGCAACGGCCTGCGCATCCCGTCGTCGCTGTTCATGATCGGCAAGATGCTTCTCAACCTCGACATGATCGGCAAACACCTGGCTCCGCAGTTCAACCCCGACGCCAGCCTGCGCCGTCACCTGTCCGAACTCTCCCGCAAGAACCTCGATCAGGAATTCTCTCTCGGAAGCCTCTTGAGCCACTTCTCGGACATGAAGGAAATGCTTCTGGAGACCCCGTCACGGATCAACCGGACCCTGGAGATGGTCGCGCAGAACGAGCTGAAGATCCAGGTCGACGCGATCGATGAGAAGCAGTTGCTGCTCGGCTTCCACCGCGTCGCCAACCGGATCACCGTCGGCCTCATCCTTGCCGCGCTGATCGTCGGCGCCTCGATGCTGATGGGCATCGAATCCAGCTTCACCCTCATGGGCTACCCCGGGCTTGCGATCATCTTCTTCCTCATCGCCGCCATCGGCGGCCTGATCGTCGTCGGGCGCATCCTGTTCGGCAACGAGAAGGGCGGGTGATCGGCGGCCGATAGGTTGCCCATCAATGGAGCGACAGTCGTAGGTCCACTAGGATCTGTTCACGAATTGCGTGCGATGATGAATGCCGCTACCAGATAGACCGCAGAGAAAAAGGTCTGAGAAAGCTTGTCGTAGCGCGTGGCAATGCGTCGGAAGTGTTTGATCTTGTTGAAGAACCGTTCGACCCGGTTTCGGCGGCGGTAGCGATTCCGGTCATACCGGATGACGCCTGCCCTTGAGTTGATCGGCGGGATCACCGCTTCAATGCCCTCGAAGTTCAGGCGCTCGCGGATGCGATTGGCGTCGTAACCCTTGTCGAGCATGGCTGCTTCCAGAACGTTCTCCGGCTGGAGGCTTTCGAAGAGTGTCTCGAACTGCCTGCCATCATGGGCCTGGCCAGGGGTAAGATGCAGCGCCACGCTACAGTTCTCATCAATGGTTGCTGCGTGAATCTTGGTGCTCAATCCCCCTCGAGAGCGTCCGAGA is part of the Haloferula helveola genome and encodes:
- a CDS encoding ABC1 kinase family protein, which gives rise to MDSHTLERAATYKDVGKLLLKYLPKISRDRDQVAQHLGFDDDIAPSESAEEFASDLEKLGPTFVKLGQLLSTRSDLLPPEWTTALQRLQDDVEPVPFDAIRERIETELGAKIERLFDHFEERPIACASLGQVHRATLRSGGPEVVVKIQRPGIRERVVSELDAIQNIADFLCEHTKMGRTYDIDLMVTQFRKAIVGELNYQAEAENLVRLAKNLKAIDAIVVPSPIRDYCSMGVLTMDCIHGTKVTEVAGVVKTELDGEALAEKLFEAYLQQILVDGFFHADPHPGNVMLTRDRQLALIDLGMVGTVSDGTRDLLIQLLGAVADGKGTDATKVALRLGRAKEGFDPASFKEEMEELVESRQSTSIEDLQVGTMVMSITEICGRNGLRIPSSLFMIGKMLLNLDMIGKHLAPQFNPDASLRRHLSELSRKNLDQEFSLGSLLSHFSDMKEMLLETPSRINRTLEMVAQNELKIQVDAIDEKQLLLGFHRVANRITVGLILAALIVGASMLMGIESSFTLMGYPGLAIIFFLIAAIGGLIVVGRILFGNEKGG